The Octopus bimaculoides isolate UCB-OBI-ISO-001 chromosome 13, ASM119413v2, whole genome shotgun sequence genome includes a window with the following:
- the LOC106874403 gene encoding uncharacterized protein DDB_G0275275, which yields MHSWIAASMSPSHSRRREKDIKRHNHHHTGVREKPHGAESLDPELLCKILHTNISKDNHKEHGRPSSLLSPSYNTLSKSCDDMTKCDDSPQPVETIIHDKKYIGLVPAAYVNRSKSHNDIIIQRRLVTPKDSKSASPTPLPSAYMEERYVIRIRKGPHHSHKMHKSHSGYLKPKSELSRSYSAHNLTGSHSKPKQRHEIITTFGLSPDSPPSSQEISPETSTERQTPTDNQDSSSHVERTPSEEHDEQNNHRNNNNNNTNNNNRESHHGKNSLHHKLFLNLPVPERRHSYVGGQTVYSAKSKSPTAKKSESGHSLLSVETIKALVTPHGKKHHRDMK from the coding sequence ATGCATAGCTGGATTGCAGCTTCAATGTCACCATCTCATAGCAGACGACGGGAGAAGGACATTAAacgtcataaccatcatcataccGGTGTACGTGAAAAGCCCCACGGGGCCGAAAGCCTCGATCCCGAACTGCTGTGTAAAATCCTACATACTAATATCAGCAAGGACAACCATAAAGAGCATGGCAGACCCAGTTCTCTATTGTCCCCAAGTTACAATACCCTATCAAAATCTTGCGACGATATGACCAAATGCGATGACAGCCCACAACCAGTTGAAACTATTATCCATGATAAGAAATATATTGGTTTGGTGCCGGCCGCTTATGTAAATCGAAGCAAGTCACATAACGATATCATTATCCAGCGACGGCTTGTTACCCCAAAAGATTCGAAATCCGCTTCCCCAACACCATTACCTTCGGCCTATATGGAAGAACGTTACGTGATTCGCATCCGAAAAGGACCGCACCATTCACACAAAATGCATAAATCTCATTCGGGTTATCTGAAACCTAAGAGTGAGCTTTCCCGATCCTATAGTGCGCATAACTTAACTGGGTCTCATTCGAAACCCAAACAGCGACACGAGATTATCACAACATTTGGTTTGTCCCCAGATTCACCGCCATCAAGTCAAGAAATCTCACCAGAGACAAGCACTGAAAGACAAACACCAACAGATAACCAAGACTCAAGCAGTCATGTTGAGAGAACTCCGTCCGAAGAGCATGACGAGCAGAACAAccacagaaataacaataataacaacaccaataacaacaacagagaaaGTCATCACGGAAAAAATAGTCTACACCACAAACTTTTCCTGAACTTACCAGTTCCAGAGAGAAGGCATAGTTATGTCGGCGGACAAACGGTTTACAGTGCCAAATCGAAATCACCAACGGCTAAAAAATCAGAAAGCGGTCATTCTCTGTTGAGCGTGGAAACTATAAAAGCTCTTGTCACTCCTCATGGCAAGAAACACCACAGAGATATGAAATAA